A window of Hymenobacter siberiensis genomic DNA:
TGGTATTCTACTTCGATATCCAAGTCCTCGCGGCCCAGGATTTTTTCCGACAGCTTCAGGATGTTCAGGAGTTTCTGCGGGGCCAGCCGGTGGTCGTAGTCGCCGGCCTCCCAGAGCTGGAAGTTGGCCATCGTTTCGCGCCGCTCCACACCGCCGCAGTCGATAAAATGCTTGCTCACCAGCCCCACCTCCGTCACGTGGAAATGGGCGGGCAGGGAAGTGCCGTCCGGCAGCCGGAAGCTCACGGCACTCAGGCCGTTCAGGGCCTCTTTCATCTCAGATATTTTCATGATAGTATGATTGATTGGGTGAAAAACGGATATTGAAAAAAGACGCGGGGCATCCGGTTGCTCAGCAGCAGCTGGGAGTGGTAGTGGGAGCGGGGGCCACAACCGGCATCTCCGCCAGCAAATCGCCGAGCAGCTGCCGGGCCACGGCCCAGCCGGCCGCATCCAGGCAGTAGCACACGCGCGGCCCGTCTACCTCGCCCTGCACCAGCCCGGCCGCTTTCAACTCCTTCAGGTGTTGCGATACGGTGCTTTGCGACAGGGGCAGCTCCAGCACCAGCTCGCCGCACACGCAGGCTTGGCGCTGGGCCAGCAGCCGCACAATGGCCACCCGCGCCGGGTGCCCCAGGGCCTTGGCAATGGCCGCCAGCCGCTGCTCGGCCGCCGTGAACTCGGCTCGCTTATGTATGGCCATGAGGGAAGTAATTTGCTTATCGTCGATTTACGATTATAAAGGTACGAGGTTTGCTTTGTTCTGTTTTCATCGTCCCGGTATTTCTTGAAATAATTAAATTAATTAATTGCTAACAATAATCAGCTTGTTATTTTTAAAATGCAAGTGAGTGATAATTTTGTGGCGCAGTAATTGCCTCTTGGTGATTCTCAGGCGTATTTTCTGCTTGTGAGCTTTGCCGGGAATGCCTTTTTTTAAGTTTTTAATTATGCCTGCCAGTGCATTTATTTTATTTACAAAAGCCAATTCCGGTAAAACTTTCGTAGATTAGTTTGTTGCTAGCCTTTCTGGCCTGGCGTTTATCCTCTACTCTTTATTCCCTCGCAACATGCTGAATTCTTTACGCTTTCTATCGGGTGTTGGCCTGCTGGGCTTGCTGGCCACCGGCCAGAGCCTGGCGCAAACCGGCCCCAACCCGGCTGCCAATACCAGCCCCTTGGCCCCGGCGGCCATCAAGCCCGATTCGGTGTTCATCAACCCGGAGGTGCGTCCGCAGTTTGTGGGCGGTGATAAGGCCTTTGGGGCCTACCTCAGCAAAAATATTCACTACCCGCAGCAGGCGTTGCAACGGCGGGTATCGGGACGCGTAATGGTCAACTTCATCCTCAGTGCCCAGGGCCGGGTGCAGGATGCCCACGTGGTGAGTGGCCCCGGCAGCGGCCTCAACGACGAAGCTCTGCGCCTGGTGTGGCTGATGCCGGCCTGGGAGCCCGCCCGCTCCAACGGCCAGCCCGTGCGCGTGGCCTGCACCGTGCCCATCTCCTTCAACACAGAGCGATAGGTAATTGGTAAATGAGTAACTGAGTAAATTTTTAAACTTACTTGTTTATCAATTTACTGATAGGGTGCCGTGCCGGGCGGCCCGAGGCCGAAATCGTTGAACGTAACCGTTTCGCGGGTCGACTCAAACATTTTGATGCCGTTGGGCGTGGCCAGGCCGCGCGGGTAATAGCCGATGAGCAGCTGAAACGTGCGCAGGGCCGTGAACTCGTTGCGAAAGCGCAGGCCCAGGCCAAAGGCCGTGTAGGGCGAATTGTTGAAGGGCGTGCCGCCCCGGGGCTGGTCGCCCACCCAGGCCGCGTCGGCGAAGGCAATGCCGGCCAGCCGAAAGCCCAGGAGCGAAAGCGGCGTGAAAAGCGTGGTTTCGTAGTTCACCACGAAGCGGCTGGTGGCAATGATGGGCTGCCCCGGCGAAAACCCGCGCAGGCCCCGGTCGTTGGTGATGCCCTTAAGCAGGTCGCCGGGGTTGCGGTTCAGCCCGATGGTGCCCCGGCTGCTGAGGAAGTGCCGGTACTGCCAGTTGCCTATGTGGTAGAGCCTGGTGAAGGCCGTGAGTTCGGTGCCCAGCAGGCCCTGCTGCCACACGCGGGGCTGGTTCACGGTCTGAAACGACCCAAAGTCGACGGCTCCATAGAGGTAGCTGCCGCTGGCGCTGAAGCTGGCGGCCGCAATGCGCGCGTTGAAGTAGCGGCGCGGCAGCACACTGTTCACATCGTAGCCCGCCGTGAAGCTTAGCAGCGTGCCCGTGGGCACGTCCTCGGTGCGGCCAAAGCCAAACAGATACCGGGCCTTGTAATAGCGCCGCACCGAGTAGCCCACCGTGCCCAGCAGCAGCGTACCGTTGTGGTAGTCCGGCGGCGGAGCGTCGGTGGGTTGGGGGGTAACGGTGAAGTTGGTGTTGATGACGCGGGCCGCCACGATGATGCGCCCCGGGTTTTCGTAGCCCAGGTCGTAGGAGCGCAGGCGTAGGGCGCGGCCTATCCAGGCATCCTGCACATAATTACGTAGGGGGTATAGTACGTATTGCTGCCCAGCGGGCGGGGCCTGCAGGCCCACGTTCTGGTCGTAGGCATTGAAGCTGAGCGCTCCGGCGTAGCGCGTGCCGAGCGAATAAAAGTCGCGGGTGAGCGACACCCCGCCCGAGCGGTAGTTGTTTTCGTTGCGGTAGCGGGCCTGCGCGAAGAAAAAGTGCCGGAACGGGGCCGTGTAGCTGCCTTGGTAGGCCCAGGTCTGGGGGAGGTTGCGGCCGTAGCTATAGGAGTTGGCCAGCTGGTGGCCCTGGCCCAGGAAGTTGTCGTCGCCAGCCGTGATGACGCCCGACGTGGCCGTGCCCACCTCCACGCCGGCCGTGATGCTGAACACGTCCTTGGTAAATACCTCAATATCAACACTATCCTGGGTAGTGGTGCGCTCGTTTACCAGCACGCGGGCATCCAGGATTTCGGGCGTCTGGCGCAGCAGGCGCTCCGATTCGGCCAGGGCCTGGGGCTCCAGCGCCTGGCCCGACCGAAACAGCAGCACCTGCCGGATGCGCGAACGGGACGTTTTGATGTGCAGCGCATTGCCGGCCTTCTCAACCACGGTGCGCGGCACCCGGGCCGAGTCCGAAAGGTTGTAGCCAAAGGCATCGAGCGTGCGGATGTTGATGCGCCGCACGATTTTGAAGTTGTGGCGGTCGAACTGCCGGTCCAGCAGCACGGCATCGAGGCCGGCCTGCTCCTCCTGGCGCCGCGTGAAGTTGAACAGGGCCGACGCCGCCCGGCCCGCAATGGTTTTGCGGCGCGAATAGGCCTGCAAGCGGTTCAGCAGCCGCTGCTCGTCGAAGCGCTGGCGCAGGGAGTCGGGCCGTTGGGGCAGGATTTCCAGCTTCGCCTTCAATGAGTCGGGTGGCACGGCCGAGCGCGGGTCAAACGTCTGCGCGCGCGCCGGCCCGGCCAGTAGGCCCAGCAGTAAAAACACAAGCAGGACAGGACTGCGGAAATTCATGTAGGAACGCAACGCCGCAAATTACGAAAAGGAGACGGGCGCGGCCGTCTACGGGATTGGCCGGTGGTTGGGTGCTAAATCCGGCTGGCCGCAGTTTAGCGCGTAGCGCGTAACTGCTGGCCGATGGGTAATGCGAGTTTGCAACTCGCCATTAAAGCCGACGAAGGATTTGCCGCTTCGCGGCAGCGAGTTGCAAACTCGCTTCACGGTGTGGCACGCAGTTACGCGCTGCGCGCTAAACTGCGGCCAGCGCGCACGGCCAAAATGCGGCCAGCGTATGCGCCACGCCAAACGGCGGTTGAGGTTTACTAAAAATCACGACTCAGCGACCACGTATATTTTACCAGGAAAAGAAAATATTTCCAATAAAATTAGCTTAAATTGTAGTGTCTATTTGGGCGCTGATTCGTAATTTTAAGGCCGAAAGCAATATCCCGCCGCATGAACGAGCGCATTCAGGAGAAACTAAGCATATTAGCCGACGCGGCCAAGTACGATGCCTCGTGCAGCAGCAGCGGCGGCAAGCGTAAAAACGAGGGCAAAGGCCTCGGTAATGCCGAGGGCATGGGCATCTGCCACAGCTACACCGAGGACGGCCGTTGCGTGAGCCTGCTCAAGATTCTGCTCACCAATCACTGCATTTTCGATTGCGCCTACTGCGTGTCGCGCCGCTCGAACGACGTGAAGCGCGCGGCCTTCACCGTGGATGAAGTGGTGGACCTCACCATTAACTTCTACCGCCGCAACTACATCGAGGGCCTGTTCTTGAGCTCCGGCATTTTCTCCAGCCCCGACTACACCATGGAGCGCCTCGTGCGCATCGTGAAAAAGCTGCGTACTGAGCATAAGTTCAACGGCTACATTCACGTCAAAACCATTCCCGGCGCCTCGCCTGAGCTCATTGCCGAAGCCGGCCTCTACGCCGACCGCCTCAGCGTGAACATCGAGCTGCCCTCGGAGTTGGCGCTGACCACGCTGGCCCCGGAAAAGAATTATGCCGAAATCCTGACCCCGATGGGCCAGATTCGGGACGGCATCATCCAGAACAAGGAGGAAAAAGCGCTGTTCAGGAAAGTGCCCGCCTTCGCCACTGCCGGCCAAAGCACGCAGCTCATTGTGGGGGCCAGTCCCGAGACGGACTTGCAGATTATCAAGCTGACCGACAGCCTGTATAAGGGCTACGGCTTGAAGCGGGTGTACTATTCCGGCTATATCCCGGTCACGGACGATGCCCGCCTGCCGCAGGTCACGCAGCCGCCCGTTATCCGGGAGCACCGCCTGTACCAGACCGACTGGTTGATGCGCTTCTACGGCTTCCAGGCCGATGAAATTCTCGACCCCGCCCACCCGCACCTCGACCTCGAAATTGATCCCAAGCTGGCCTGGGCCCTGCGCAACCGCCACGTATTTCCCGTCGATGTGAACGTGGCCGACTATGAGATGATACTGCGCATTCCCGGCGTGGGCGCGCGCTCGGCCAAGCGCATCATCGCGGCCCGCCGCTTCGCCACGCTCGATATGGAAACCCTGCGCCAGCTGGGCGTGGTGCTGAAGCGCGCCAAGTATTTCCTCACCTGCCGGGGCGAGCACCAGCCCGTCATCGGCGAGCTGACCGAGCAGCAGGTGCGCCGCCAGATTCTGTTCGGGGCCGGCTCGGTGCGCTCGGCCCTCGTGACGCAGCAGCTCGACTTATTTGCGCAAGCCTCCTGATTCCGTCATGCAAGCTGACTTCAACGCTGAATCTTCCACCGCGCTGCTGCACCCCGGCCACCTGGGCGGCGTGCAGCACGACATTCTCTTTTCTGTCATGAAAGTCATTCATCGTCAAGCCCAGCCGCGGCCCGCCGTGCTGCCGCAATCCGACAAAGTAGACCGCCTCTCGTGCTGCTGCCGCCTCAGCGAGCTGATGCCGCTGGTGCGCCAGCTGCACGATGAGGCCCGCGCCCGCCACGAAGCCCGCCGTCAGGGCGAGCAGCGCCAGCAGGCGGCGTAAGGCCGGCGCACCCAGGGGGGGGGGGGCGCTTGCTGCGTGGCCTTGTGGTTGCGCCGGGCGTTTGGGCGCTGCTGGACTTTTGTAGTTTGGCGACGGCCCAGCGGCCGCAGCTTGTATGCAGAATTGAAGGGAGCCGGGGCGTCCGGCAGTGGTTTGCTCATCCGGTAGCAAGTCGTTGCCGGGCGGCCCGGCTTTGTGGTGATGGGGTAGCAAATCGAGCGAGTCCACCCAGGTTGCCTTGGGCAAAAGGGCGCTGGGTTCGGCAGCATAAGAGACTTTTGCCTACCTTAATACAGCAGTTGATAGGGCAAAAACGCAGTTTTCGACTGTGCCTATACGCTTATTGCACACGGGCGGCGCTTGCCATTAATGCGGTTGAGTGCGGCAGGGAGCAACTATACGCAGCCGCTAAAGGCGGCTGCTCGCAGGCAGTTGCTTACGCCGCACGCACAAGATTATCTGCAGGACTGATACCCGATGCAGGCGGCTGAAACCCCCACCTGACCTGCTCCATTGCCCTAACGCATGCCCGGGGCCGTCCTTTTTTTTGGCTTCCAACAATTATTTCTCTTACCACTTTTCCCAAAATCCCCATGAAAAAAGACAACTACTCTATCTTGGATTTGCCGATTTGCCGCCTGCTTTTGCTGCTGTGGCTGGCGCTGTTGAGCACACTGGGAGGAACGGCTTCGGCTCTGGCCCGGCCCGCAGACGTGCTGGTTGATTACTGCTTCACCACGCCCGACTACGCTGTGCTGGCCGAAACGGTGGGGCCGAATGTGAACTTTACGTTTCACCCCTTGGGAGCCACGGCGGGTGGCAATCTGGCCATTATCTACCTCCGCGAGGGCTCTGTGGGGGCTTACCCGGGCTACACGATGACGAAAAATGCGGCCGGCGACTTCACCTTCAGCAAAGCCGTTGCGGGGGGCGTGGTTACGAGCCTGTACTTCACCTACGAGGTGGGGCCCGGCGGCCCACAGCGCAATACTGCCGCCACGCCGCACAGTTACACCGTAGGCACGGTGTGCGCCGTATCGTCGAGCAACGTGCCGCCCACGGTTAGCCTCACCGCACCCGCGGCTTCGGCGGTTTTTGCCGCACCGGCCACCATCACCCTCACCGCCAATGCCACCGATTCGGATGGCACCATTGCGAAAGTAGAATTCTATCAGGGCACTACGCTGCTGGGGCAGGCCCTGACGGCTCCCTATACCTACACCTGGACGGGCGTGCCCGGCGATGCCTACTCACTTACGGCCAAAGCCACCGATAACGGCAATGCCAGCACGACTTCGGCCCCGGTAGCCATTCTGGTGCAAAGCCCGGACGGCTACTGCTCCACCCGGCCCGATTATTCCTACTCAGCCGTGACGACCGGCGGCAACGTGACTTTCACGTTCCATCCGCGCGGAGCCACGGCGGGCGGCAACCTGGCCATTGTGTTCATCCGCGAAGGCTCGATAGGGGCATACCCTGGCTATACCATGGTTAAGAACGCAGCCGGCGACTTCACCTTTAGCAAAGCCATTGCCAGCGGCACTGTTACGAGCGTGTATTTCACTTACGAAATCGGCCCGGGGGGCGCCCAGCAAACCTCCCTTGCCGACCCGCATATCTACACCGTAGGCACCAGCTGCCGTACGGCCACGGCCACCGCCACTCAGCCCGCGTCCCTCACAACGGCTCTGAGCATCTCGCCTAATCCGGCTTCGGGCCGCGCCGTGCTCACCTTTGCGCCGGGGCCGGCCTCCGCCTTCGTGGCAACGCTTTACGACCTGCGCGGGGCACGGGTGAAAACCATCGGAGTGGGTACTGCCGAGGCTGGCAAGGCGTTAGCGCTGCCGCTCAGCACCGAAGACCTGGCTGATGGCATTTACCTGGTGAAGCTGCAAACCAGCTACGGCGTTGCCACGGCGCGCCTGGTGGTGAGCCGCTAAGGTTGGTCGGGGTGCTGACCATGGCGCTAGCCGTCCCGGTCAGCACCCCGAACCAGCGGGGCTGGCGTGCGTAACCGGTACTTATTCGCCACGTTGATTTGCTTGTATGAAACCGATTCGTCGCCCGGCGTCGTTGGTGGGAGCCGCCGCCCGCCGCCGCTCGGCCCCCACGCTCACCACCCCGCCGCTGGACTACACCTACGACGGCACCTTCGAGGGCCTGCTCACGGTGCTGTTCAGCATCTACGAAAGCAAGTCGCCGCCCAACAGCATTCAGCCCGAAGCCACGGCCCAGAGTGGCCTGTTTGCGCAGCCCGCCCACCGCGAAACCGACGAAACCCGCGCCGCCCGCGTGTGGGAAGGATTGCTGAAAACGATGAGTGCCGAGGCCCGCGCCCGCCTCTACCACGTTTTTCTGAGCGAAGATGCCGACCGGGAGCTGCTGATTTTCAGGTATGTGGATTTGGCCCTGAGCTCGCCGGTTGATGTGGCCGAGAACTACGCCAACGCCGACGTGCGCCGCGTGCAGCGCCTGGCCCAGATGATGTTTCGCGAGAAGCATCGCATGGAGGCCTTCGTGCGCTTCGAGAAAACCAGCGACGAGCTGTTCCACGCCACCATTGAGCCCGATATGGACGTGCTGCCGCTCATCGCCGCGCACTTCACCAAGCGCTACGCCGACCAGCGCTGGCTGATTTATGACCGCCGCCGCCACTACGGGCTGTACTATGACCTCACGCGCACCGACATTGTGCAGTTTGAAAATCCCACGGGGCAGAAATCAACCGACATCTCCGCTACTGTGCTTGATGAGCGAGAGCCGTTATTCAAGCACCTTTGGCAGACGTATTTCGACCACGTTAATATCCCCGAACGTAAAAACCTGAAGCTGCACCGCCGCCACATGCCGCTGCGCTACTGGAAATACCTCAGCGAAAAGCAGCCCCGTGAGCAGCGCTTCGAGCCCATTAAAAACAAGCAGGTGATTGTGGGCAAGGAGGTGTCGGCGGGTCAGAAGCTACTGCCGCCAGCGGGGTAAGGTCTTGTAGCACATGCGTTAGCTTATGCATCGTGCCGAATATCGTTCAGCGCCGCATAAGCCAAAGTATGTGCTACAAGGTGGCTGGGCCTAACTTGCGGGCTAATCCGAGTATTAGCCATGAGTACGACACTGGTTTTTGGAGCCTCCGGGCAATTGGGGCAGTGCCTGGCGCACGTAGCCCGCGAGCGTGGCACAACGGGCCTGCTGTTTTTGGCCGAGGCGCAGGCCAACATCCTCAACCCCGAGGGCCTGGCCACGCTATTTGCCGAGCAACGCCCGGCCTACGTCATCAACTGCGCCGCCTACACGGCCGTGGACAAGGCCGAGGATGAGGTAGACCTGGCCCGCCGCATCAACCGCGACGGCGTGGAAAACCTGGCTCGTCTCTGCGCGGAGCACGGCACCGTGCTCATTCAGATTTCCACCGATTTCGTGTTTGCCGGCGCGGGCAACGAGCCCCTGCTCGAAACCGACGCTACCGAGCCAATTAGCGTGTACGGCCTCACCAAGCTCGAGGGCGAGCAGGTGATTCCGACCCTCACCGAGCAATACTTCACGCTGCGCACCAGCTGGCTGTACTCGGAATTTGCCGGCAATTTCGTGAAAACCATGCAGAAGCTGGGCCGCGAGCGCGACGAGCTACGCGTGATTTGGGACCAGGTGGGCACGCCCACCTACGCCATCGACCTGGCCGGTGTCATCCTCGGCCTCATCGAGAGCCGCAGCACGGCCTACGGACTCTACCACTACAGCAACGAGGGCCTGACTTCGTGGTACGATTTCGCCACGGCCATTTTTGAGCTCAGTGCAATTGAGGTGAAAACTACGCCCATCCGCACCGCCGAATACCCTACCAAGGCCACCCGTCCGCCGTTTTCGGTGATGGACAAGACTAAGATTAAGACCCAACTGGGCGTAGCCATCCCGCACTGGCGCGAGAGCCTGAAAACCTGCGTGGAGCGGCTTGCGGCAGCGGGGTTTTAAGCTATAGTTTGCTGAGCGTCAGTTACCGAAGTAGCGGCTGAGTCGCGCCCGTAGTAGCGGCTGGCCAAATAGGCTGCGCAGGTAAATGCCCCACCCAGCACACACACGCCGGCCCAGCCGCCGTGCATCCAGGCCAGCCCGCCGGCCACCGAGCCGAGCGAGCCGCCCGTGAAGTAGCCGGTCATGTACACCGTGTTGAGGCGGCTGCGTGCCTCGGGCACCAGGGAGAATACCTTGGTCTGGTTGGAGATGTGGACCGATTGCACGCCCACATCCAGCAGAATGACGCCGAGCACCAGCCCGGCCAGGTGAAAGCCGGTGAGGCCCATCAGCACGTAGGCGGCCAGTGCCAGCAGAATACCCACGCCGATGGTGAAGTCCGGCCCGCGCGTGTCGGCTACTTTGCCGGCCAGCGGCGCGGCTAAGGCCCCCATTGCCCCAATCAGCCCAAAAAAGCCGACTACATCGCTGCCGTACTGGTAGGCCGGGCCTTCCAGAAAAAACGTGAGTGTGGTCCAGAATACGCTGAAGGCCGCAAACAGCAGCCCGCCCACCAGCGCCGAGCGGCGCAGGGCCGGCAGGGTGCTCGTCAGGGTCAGCAGCGACTTCATCAGCGAGCCGTAGGAGCCCGCGAAATTTGGCTGGTCGCGGGGCAGCCGCCAGGCCAGCAGGCCCAGCAGGGCCAGCATCAGCCCGGCCGCTATCTCAAACATGGCCCGCCAGCCCAGGTGCGCGCCCACGTAGCCACTGAGCGTGCGCGAGGCCAGAATGCCAATCAGCAGCCCGCTCATGATGCGGCCCACGATGCGGCCCCGGTCGGCCTCGGGGGCCAGGTGGGCGGCCATGGGCAGCAGCAGCTGCGGCACCGCCGAGCAGATGCCCAACAGGATGCTGGCCCCCGCCAGCAGCGCAAAGCTGGGCGCAAACGCTGCCAGTCCCAGGCAGGCTGCCGCGCCCAGCAGCATAATCATTATCAGACGCTTGCGCTCCAGCATGTCGCCCAGCGGCACCACAAACAGCATGCCCAGCGTGTAGCCCACCTGCGTGGCCGTGGCCACCAGGCTGGCGCTGCTGTCGGAGAGGTGAAAGGTGCGGCCGATGGCGGCCAGTAGCGGTTGGTTGTAGTAAATATTGGCCACCACCAGCCCGCAGGTGATGGCCATGAGCCAGACGAGGGCCCCGTCGAGCCGGCGGAGGGGTAGGGGAGGCGAAACTGCCGCAGGGGCGGGTTCGATAAGCAATTCTGACATTTAAATAGCGCGAACGAATCGGGATAGGATGGCGGCGAAATAGCGTTGGGTAACTGCCAACCGGCCCCGATAGTTGCACCGCACCCGCGCAACCTGCCCGCCGCTCCTGCGTTTGCCCAGCATGAGCCGAGGATTTACCAAGGAAGACGACGCGCAGACGCCGCCCATTATTCCGCCCCGGGCGGCCCTGCCGCCGGGCACGCCCAACTACGTTACGCCCGCCGGCTTGGCGCTGCTCCGCAGTGAGCTGGCTATCCTGGAAGCCGAGCGCACCCAGGCCGAAGCCAACCACGACAACGATACCGACCGCACCCATCGCCTCTCCCTCTACAACGGCCGGCTGGCCCTGCTGCTGGAGCGCATCGGCAGCGCCCGGGTGGTGGAGCCCGCCGGCCAGCCGCCCAAAGAGGTGCGCTTCGGAGCCACGGTCACGCTGCGCACCAGCGGAACCGGAGCGGAGCGCACGCTGGCCATCGTGGGGGTGGACGAAGCCGAGATTGCCAGCGGCAAAGTGGCGTTTGTGGCTCCTATTGCCCGGGCCTTGCAGGGCGCAAGGCTGGGCCAGACTGTGTCCTTTAAGCTGGGACCCAAGGAGGAATTGGTGGAGGTGGCGGACATCCGCTATGCTGATTCGTAATTTTAACTCGTCCGGCCATGTGGCCGGTCTCTAACAGCCTTATGATTATATATAAATCGACCGACTGGTTGGATGCGCTGCGGCATCTGAGCGCTTCTGATGTAATTCGCCAACTGCTGAAACGGGTGTTCTTCGTGGGTATCTATGCCACCGTAATAACGGCTGGTGCCGCCGAATTTGAGCGCCTGAATACGGTTATCGACAAAGAGTTTTTTACTTTCCTGGGCATCATGCTCAGCTTGCTGATGGTCTTCCGGACCAACACGGCGTACGACCGATTTTATGAGGGCCGCCGCGTGTGGGGCGAGCTCGTGAATAACTGCCGCAACTTGGCCGTGCTCGTCAATGCCCGCCTGCCGGCCGATGACATGGCTACCCGTACCTACTTTGCCCGCTTGCTCTCCAATTTCCCCATTGCCCTCGATGGTCACCTGCGCAGAGGCGTGCGCTTCGAGAAGCTGGAAGATGCAACCCCGGGCCACGTCGACCAGCTGCGTGCCATCGACCATGTCCCCAGTCGCATTGCCGCCCTTATTCAGGAGTTTTTCGAGCACCTGCTGCGCCAGGGCGTCATCCTGCCCGAGCACCTTATCACCTTCCAGCGCCACCACGAAACCCTGCTCGACGTGGCCGGCGTCTGCGAGCGCATCAAGGGCACGCCCATTCCGTTCTCCTACAGCTTCTTTATCAAGGGCTTCATTACGGTATTCATCCTGATAATGCCCTTCAACCTGCTGGATACCTACCAGTGGCTCACGGTGCCTATCACCATGTTCGGAGCTTACGCGCTGCTAGGTGTAGAGATGATTGGCGACGAGATTGAAGACCCCTTCGGCAAGGACAGCAACGACTTGCCGCTCACCCAGATTTCCAACCTTATCCGGGCCAACGTGCACGAAATCATGCGGGTAGAGCTGGATAAAGAAGTGCGCGAGCTAGCCGACCTGCCATATAGCGTGGTGTTTTAACTGTACCGTGGACTCTGCGAGTCCGCGCGTGTGGGAGGCGATAGGCCGTTCAACCGCGCGGACTCGCAGAGTCCACGGTACGTTCAGCTATGCTACCAGCTGCTTCTTATACGCCCCCGGCGTCATGCCCTCGTACTTCTTAAACAGCGACTGGAAGTACGACAGGTTATTGAAACCCGCCCGCAGGCACACCTCCGCCACGCTGGCCAGTGGGTGGCGCAGCAGCCGCTTGGCTTCGCCCAGCCGCTCCCGAATAATGTACTCAACCGGCGTAATGCCGAACTCGCGCTTGAAGACCCGGAAGAAGGTGGCCTTGCTCATGCAGGCCAGTGCGCTGAGCTTATCGATGGTCAGGCTCTCCGAAAGATGGTCTTTAATATAGCCCACCACGGCGGCAAAGCGGTGCGTATTAAGGTGCCGGGCATAGTCGTGGAAAATGAGCTGGCGGGCCTGCGTCTGCATCAGGCGCACCAGCAATTCCTGGAGCGTGAAGCCGGCTAGCACGTCCTTATTTACATCAGAAGTGCGCGACACGGCTACCAGGCGGCCCAGCGTGTCGGTCAGTTCGGGGGTGTTGGTGAGGTGGGCGTACTCGGGGCCTTCGATGGCCCAGGGCTGGTGAGATTCGGCCTTGGGATATCGCTCGTTCAGCAAATCGACGGTGTGGCGGATGGTATCGGGCGCGATGGCCACGGCCAGGCATTGGGTGGGCTTGCACAGGCAGGCATCGGGGAAGTCGATTTCCATCAGCTCGTCTTTGTCCACTACCACCGACTCGCCGGGCAGGTAGTCGAAGGCAGCGCGGCCGGGCAGGTGCATTACTTTCCGGCCGCGCAGCATGGTGGTCAGGGCTAGGCCATCGAGGCGCAGGGGCACGCGGTAGGCGGCACGGTGCGTTTCGAACACATTGAGCTCGAACCCTTCCAGGCTATATACTGTCCGGTTTTCGACTAAGTAATGCAGCTGCTCCAGCGCGAGCGGGGCAACGGCGGCAGGCAAATGAACGCGGGCTGGCATAGCGGAAATGGCTGTGGTGAGGGAGTACACACTCCTAATACGGAGATGGCAGAGCAAGTTGCGACAATTTCGGCACTCTTTGCGATAATACCACAACCCGGCCGCTGGTTAAAAGCAGACCTTTACAACATCTCCCGTTCAACTCATTCCCATCCAACAACGTCATGGCTGAAACCTTAGAAGAAACCACCACCTTGGTGGAACGCCCCAAGTTCAAATCGCACTACGACAACTTCATCGGTGGCAAATGGGTGGCTCCGGTGAAAGGCCAGTACTTCGAAAATTCCTCGCCCATCGACGGCAAAGTCTTCACCAAAGTGGCCCGCAGTACCAAGGAAGACATTGACTTAGCCCTCGATGCCGCGCACGAAGCCTTCAAAACCTGGGGCAAAACCTCGGCTACTGAGCGCAGCAACATCCTCAACAAAATTGCCAACCGCATCGAGGAGAACCTGGCCATGCTCGCCGCCGTGGAATGCGTCGAGAATGGCAAGGCCATTCGCGAAACCACCTATGCCGACATGCCGCTGGTCATTGACCACTTCCGGTACTTCGCCAGTGTGATTCGGGCGGAGGAAGGTAGCGCC
This region includes:
- a CDS encoding TIGR03915 family putative DNA repair protein encodes the protein MKPIRRPASLVGAAARRRSAPTLTTPPLDYTYDGTFEGLLTVLFSIYESKSPPNSIQPEATAQSGLFAQPAHRETDETRAARVWEGLLKTMSAEARARLYHVFLSEDADRELLIFRYVDLALSSPVDVAENYANADVRRVQRLAQMMFREKHRMEAFVRFEKTSDELFHATIEPDMDVLPLIAAHFTKRYADQRWLIYDRRRHYGLYYDLTRTDIVQFENPTGQKSTDISATVLDEREPLFKHLWQTYFDHVNIPERKNLKLHRRHMPLRYWKYLSEKQPREQRFEPIKNKQVIVGKEVSAGQKLLPPAG
- a CDS encoding helix-turn-helix transcriptional regulator, whose amino-acid sequence is MPARVHLPAAVAPLALEQLHYLVENRTVYSLEGFELNVFETHRAAYRVPLRLDGLALTTMLRGRKVMHLPGRAAFDYLPGESVVVDKDELMEIDFPDACLCKPTQCLAVAIAPDTIRHTVDLLNERYPKAESHQPWAIEGPEYAHLTNTPELTDTLGRLVAVSRTSDVNKDVLAGFTLQELLVRLMQTQARQLIFHDYARHLNTHRFAAVVGYIKDHLSESLTIDKLSALACMSKATFFRVFKREFGITPVEYIIRERLGEAKRLLRHPLASVAEVCLRAGFNNLSYFQSLFKKYEGMTPGAYKKQLVA
- a CDS encoding MFS transporter, translating into MSELLIEPAPAAVSPPLPLRRLDGALVWLMAITCGLVVANIYYNQPLLAAIGRTFHLSDSSASLVATATQVGYTLGMLFVVPLGDMLERKRLIMIMLLGAAACLGLAAFAPSFALLAGASILLGICSAVPQLLLPMAAHLAPEADRGRIVGRIMSGLLIGILASRTLSGYVGAHLGWRAMFEIAAGLMLALLGLLAWRLPRDQPNFAGSYGSLMKSLLTLTSTLPALRRSALVGGLLFAAFSVFWTTLTFFLEGPAYQYGSDVVGFFGLIGAMGALAAPLAGKVADTRGPDFTIGVGILLALAAYVLMGLTGFHLAGLVLGVILLDVGVQSVHISNQTKVFSLVPEARSRLNTVYMTGYFTGGSLGSVAGGLAWMHGGWAGVCVLGGAFTCAAYLASRYYGRDSAATSVTDAQQTIA
- the rfbD gene encoding dTDP-4-dehydrorhamnose reductase, with protein sequence MSTTLVFGASGQLGQCLAHVARERGTTGLLFLAEAQANILNPEGLATLFAEQRPAYVINCAAYTAVDKAEDEVDLARRINRDGVENLARLCAEHGTVLIQISTDFVFAGAGNEPLLETDATEPISVYGLTKLEGEQVIPTLTEQYFTLRTSWLYSEFAGNFVKTMQKLGRERDELRVIWDQVGTPTYAIDLAGVILGLIESRSTAYGLYHYSNEGLTSWYDFATAIFELSAIEVKTTPIRTAEYPTKATRPPFSVMDKTKIKTQLGVAIPHWRESLKTCVERLAAAGF
- a CDS encoding bestrophin family protein; the protein is MIIYKSTDWLDALRHLSASDVIRQLLKRVFFVGIYATVITAGAAEFERLNTVIDKEFFTFLGIMLSLLMVFRTNTAYDRFYEGRRVWGELVNNCRNLAVLVNARLPADDMATRTYFARLLSNFPIALDGHLRRGVRFEKLEDATPGHVDQLRAIDHVPSRIAALIQEFFEHLLRQGVILPEHLITFQRHHETLLDVAGVCERIKGTPIPFSYSFFIKGFITVFILIMPFNLLDTYQWLTVPITMFGAYALLGVEMIGDEIEDPFGKDSNDLPLTQISNLIRANVHEIMRVELDKEVRELADLPYSVVF
- a CDS encoding GreA/GreB family elongation factor, which encodes MSRGFTKEDDAQTPPIIPPRAALPPGTPNYVTPAGLALLRSELAILEAERTQAEANHDNDTDRTHRLSLYNGRLALLLERIGSARVVEPAGQPPKEVRFGATVTLRTSGTGAERTLAIVGVDEAEIASGKVAFVAPIARALQGARLGQTVSFKLGPKEELVEVADIRYADS